The sequence below is a genomic window from Oreochromis aureus strain Israel breed Guangdong linkage group 12, ZZ_aureus, whole genome shotgun sequence.
ctcactgctggaAAGATTTTACTGTACTGACAAACTGTTTCATTGCGAACCTTAATGTATGAGTAGACATGGGAATGATTCGGAGCACAGATCATTACTCATATACAAGTACACTCAccagtcactttattaggtaccaTTAGCTAGTATTGGGTTAATTCTttatactcaggtaggctgcgaTGCTTAAACAATGTCCAGTTGGGTCGAAGAGGCTTCCAGGAAATAATCCCCCAGCAGCCCGAGCTGTTGATACGAGGCAGGATGGAACCACTTTTTCAGGTCGTTTACACCAGATTGTTAGCCCAcaatctgaatgcaacatcagaAATCAAAACACCACCATCGCatcatttttccagtcttctttCATCTGATTTTGTTGAGCTGCGTGCAGCATAGGCTTCTGCTTCTTCAGACTCTGGTTGTAACAAATGGCTgtctgagttactgttgccttcctatcagcttaaagcagtcTGCCCATTCTTCTCTGACCTCTAACATCAACAGGGTATTTTCTCCCAGACAACTGCCACTGACTGGATATTTGCTCTTTTTTAGACCAtgctagagatggttgtgtaaGGAAATCCGGTTAGATCAGCAGTTTGTAAATTACTCAGCCAGCCCATCTACCAACAAGAACCATCCCACATTTAatgtcacttaaatcaccttcctTCCCCATTCAgattgaacttcagcaggttgtactgaccatgtctacatgcctaaatgagTTGAGTTGCTTCCACGTGACTGACTGATGAGATATTTATAATTCTGAACAAAATTATAATCTGTAGTTAATAAAGAGGCCGTTAGTCTACATACACTGTCCAGAGAAGATCACACAATGAATATATCTGTGTCTATATCTATGAAAAAAGTTTCTACGTCCTACTGCTTCAGGACAAACGGCAGAGAAAATCaaagttttgtgatttttttcatttaaacttCCAGTATATGTTTAAGTTTCCACTGAGTGATGAAGCGGAAAGATGAAAGTGAGGGAATAAATTATGGCAAAAAGTCATTTTCTCTGAAGTTATCTTAAAATTCTTTGCAGCAATTCGCTCAGTAATGTCGTCTTGTTTGAACGAAAAACAGCGTGCTTTTACTGAACACTGAAAGGTCTCTCTGACTATCACCACTTTCACATGatcatataaaaaataaaaagcagcagcgagagaatttttttttgtgctcaaAGGGTCTACTGGGACATGTGACAAAAGCTGTTAGGCATTAGTATTGAAATGAATTTTACAGGTGACATACAGTGCACAAAAGGTGAAGTAACAAAGAAATCCAGTTGTGGCACACTAGAGACAGGGCAATTCTGTCTCCCCAGAGTGTGACAACTGCCTTTGAAGCCTTTCATACTTCAATGACTCTATTTTTGACTGATTGTAATCATTTGAATATATTAGCGTAAAAGTCTCGACATGCTAGCTTAAAGGTCCTGAGCATTGGTCCTAAATTGCATGTAGGAGTGGATGTGATGCTCCTGTTttaaaggagaaagaaagaaaggaaattcCCTGTCTGCTGAGCACATTTGTCCAATAAAAGACTTGGATGACTCAATCATCCTTGAAGAAATCCTTTCCACTGGATGGAAGCCTGGCACAAATGCAATAGAAAACACAATATTGAATGAAAGACCCTTTTGCAATGGGACCCTACAGCTGTGGCACCCATTGACATGTTAATATTCTAAACTGCGCGCACTCAGCAGTCATTACTGCATTATTATATGAGTAGCCAAGAGTCTCATCGCGCTCATCTTCGGACTTGACCTTGATTTTGAAGTCAAATACACACATTTGAAGTCTCACAACCGCATTTAGCTGACAAAATATGTCTGCAGAAAtccaaaatgcatttgtggttGTTCCCATTAGACAATCACCacgacacacacaaacacacaaggtGAAAGCAGAACCAGCCATGCTATTAAAGCTGGTAAATATGCttaaggaaaagagaaagaattTATCAGTCATTTGCATATATAAATAGCTTGTAGTCGTTTTTTCGTGTCTTTGATTTAATTGAGAAATTCACTTGGTTGCTGAGAGCTGGATTAAAAGATgtcactttttttctgtctgtaccCTCAATATCAAGATCCAGCCTGTTTTTAAATACTGGAATCTTTAGTCAGGACGGATCCTTTTACAAGAGAAAGAAAGTAAAGTAAAGAGCACATGATCTCCGGACAAGATTGTTCTCTGTGATTGTCCCCCCCACCCACACTCCCACCCCCATCCATTTTTATGGTAGTGCTACTGCAATACTGTGGGCCCAGCGTAAAAACCTCCCACTGCTTTgtcaaaaggaaaacaaagtcGACAAACCAGCAAATATTACTATCAGTACTTTCAGACACTCCTTTACTTCCTATAAGAGGTCGTCACAGCAGATGATTCCACACCTTTGGTTTAGCACAcattttcaatttcagttcatttcagtttatATAGCACAACATAATCACGACCACAGCCATCATATGatgctttgtattgtaaggtaaagaccctgcagTAATACAGAGAtggccccctatgagcaagcacttggcaacagtgggaaggaaaaaaatccctttaccaagaagaaacctctggcagagccCGGCTCAGGAGGGCTGCACTGTAATTTTACACTGGATTCCCTTCCTGACACAATGACCCCATTTATCTAGGCTTTGGACCAGCACTGGGAGTACACTAGCCTGTGTCTTCTCTTAGGCTGGGTTGGTATTTCCTCCTGGTCTTGAACCAGGGAGTTTTTATATGTTCGGCAACCTCTACACCATATAGCTAACGGTAAACAGGTTAATAATGTAGCCACTATcagtaaaaacacacatcatgtaTCTTAGATatgtacaaaaacaacaacaactaaaaacaATGAGATGAAGCCTTATCTATACAAGGTGTCGGCTCACCACCTGATCCAGGAAGTTACATCAGCGATATAACCCACTACATATGACAGTCTTAATCCTTTGGCTTGTTTAAGGATTAAACAAATGGGATGTTAACTGCTGAGGTTTAGAGACGCCGTTGGGTGGCGATTGTTACCTTTGGACAAACCAAGGCTAGTTTCCTCATTTTCATTCTTCATGCAACGTTGAGCTAACTGGCTGTTGGCTGTTGCCTTATATTTACCAGACAAACACAGGAGTGTTATCAATTTTCTCATCTAACTCTTGGCACGAATGCTAATATGCTATTCCCCAAATTTTGAGTGATTACTTTAAATTACCTCCCTCGAAAATAGAAATCAGGCAGccagataaaaagaaaattatgtgTTTGAGGGGATAAAATACCATCACTGCTGCGTTAGGATTAGCATGCTTACCTTTTAAATAACCAGCATACACCTTGTGCAAAGAGCTACATGCGTTACCTTGGAAAAATCCCCAGTGACTGCTGTAAATCAAAACTTCATGACCACCAGGGAGGGGCGAGCAAGTGAGCATTTCTGGCCTTGCTGAGCTGAACTTCACAGAGGTATGAGATACTTTAGTATGTAAAGATTTAGTTTTTTACAGATTTCGCCAGTGAAATGTGATTCTACTTGTGCATTGTTGCTTGAAGCCGATGCAGCGCATTCCTAGCATCGTTCATCCGCACAGATATCCTCCAATAGCGATCTGAAGGATGCAGGCCGCAGCTCTCTAATCAGTATTCCTTTCTTAGCCGCACAACaccaaaacatttcaaaacacaAGGAATTGCTTTTCATCAATCACGACACGACAAATCAAACACTAATTACAATAGCTGCCAAAATTAGATCAACAAATCGTTTGTCCTGTtcatattacgttttttttctttgtacgGCCTCGCAGATTTTCCCACAGGCCCACAAGAAGAAATTCATCATATATGCAGGCTAGAAACCAGATTTATGGATATAAATTCTGTTGGCAGCGTGCCTCGACGCCTGCCTGGAGGATAAGGAAAGTGGATTTTGAGCGATCATAAATCCCCATCTAAACAACCTTTGACCTGTCAGAAAGTTTCCACGTATAGCACACGAGACGTGCGAACGGGCTAATGACAGATAATAAGAGGGATTCAAGCGTGCATTTACTTCAAAACACAACaggtggagagaaaaaaaagcagacagcAAAAAAATGCGACAGCTGCGAGGGAAAGACTGTAGGATGCCGTTTTTCAGCTGAATCTCTCACGTTGGGATGAAAACCCCTTTTTATTGCTCATATATGCTAACACTAGTGCTGCCTGTGTGTCTTGCTCAACGTGTGAACGTTTGCATGTCTCCTGGCACGGgttcatttttctgtcatcacagtaaacaaaccacacacacacacacacacacacacacacacacacacacacacacacacacacacacacacacacacacacacacacacacaaagagaatgCGTAAAGGAggagatggggaaaaaaaagcatagcTTCATAATAGCATAACTGCCTTGACCTGTAACACCCACTGTCCCTCAGTAGCCTGCCTCTATTCTGTCCTTCCTTTCACTGCACCAGAGCTGTATTTTCAAACTGACAGTGAATACATGGTTATATAAAGCAGAGATTCTTAATCTCTTTCTGGTTTCAGGGACCAAAAATGTCTCTTTGTCTCAAAGAATGGCATCGCCTACTTGGGCTCCACTTAAAGCAAACCTTTCCACAGTAAAACTGAGAGTATAATACtactctcctctttttttttttaacaagatcAGCTATGTCCCAGGGACTGACACGGCCCCCCTACCCTCTGTTTGAGGTGTGTAACCCAGATACAATCAATACTGTAGTGCCGGGAGAGGGTGTAAGAGAAGACAGCAGGAAAACGAGACACGTGGAAATATGTCAGCTCCCCCTCGCGTGCAGCTGCAAATCCAATGAGATGTGAAACATCCACATCACAATGCATGGATTTCAAGAGATATTCTTTCGCCATGCGCCGCGTCAGATGTCAGCGTTCtcatcacacacacatcttcttctctcttttttttcatcagttgtcagtgtttcttttaattATACAGTCACATAGAATTCCTAGTATCCACATTATTACGTCTTTACACAAACAGTCCATACAATGACAGCGGTAATCAATACAAAATATGTTGAAAGTCAACATTGTTACttcttgacacacacacaaggcctTCTGTTGGACCTGACAGATTTGTACAGCTTGGAAAACGTCAGTCCTGAGATTCAGACTCATGGGTATTTAAATACGGTTCATCTGTGTGGCTTTTCTCACAACAAATCAAATGTCACacatattttttctcttttttttctgtagtcAGGACAGATCCTTTTACAGGAGAAAGAAGCATCTAAAGTAAAGAGAACGGCCTCATGCATATGATCTCAGGACAAGATTGTTCTCTGTGATTGCCCCCCACCCCCGTCCATTTTTATGGTAGTGCTACTGCTTTGCTGTGGGGCCCAATGCAAAAATAATTTAACTGGACAAAAACTATCTGTGAGAATAAGGTGCAGTCCTATTAGTTCATCCCCATAGCACactcatatacacacatacactcaaaGATACTGACATTTATCCAAAATGCTTTACAAGCtatataatagtaataaataaaaaaaaaaaaacagttgcaAGTAAAAAGTGGCTTTGTTGGCTCATATGTTCTATGGCAATATACTCTGACTAAGAATAAGGTCAGTCTCTCTGTGGAGCTGACTTTCGCGTTAGCAAAGATCCAGTCTTTTTGTAAGGTCAGACACAGCTAACCCGACTGACCCTGCCACTGTTCTTGTGTCAGTCAGGGCGATAATTAGCTCTCCAAATATATCTCTCCATTCCAATCTTCTTTTCTCTGCATATAATTATATTGTACTATGCCCCCCAGTATTTTATTCACTGCTGCAGAATCTATCATCTCATATTAGAGATAAAAACcacttaatctttttttttttcggagGGGAAACAAACCCTATCTACCTCTGCTTAGCAATTGCACTTTATATCTCGTGTTTTAGTGGGCAGCTCAGACCTCGCATTCGATTGATCCTGATATAGTGCACGTGCACGGCCTTGGCTCGTTCACCAAGGAGTCCATTGTCTCAGAGTTTGAGTGGTAGCTCAGATAGTACTCTTGCAACTGAGAGTTAAGGTCCTGTTCCTGCTTGCGGGCCTTTTTTCTGCGCTTATGGTTGACtgagtgctgctgcagctgcctcATGGTGTTGGGGTAGCGCCTCCACGAGACATAAATAACCAGCAGAATCAATGACACTGACAAGAACAGGGCTACGCTGCCCGCAATGATTTTATGGAAAGCCATATGTTCAAACTGTAGCTCAGGGATAAATGATGTAGGGGTTTCGGGGGAGTTGTGGGCTGTAGAGCTCACAGTTGTGGACTCtgttgtctctctgtctgtcctgcCAGGCTGGACAGGCGAAGCGGTGGATGTCTGTGCAGCCAGGTCTGTAACATCAGAGGGAGACGGGGgagctgtgatgttcacaatttcAGCTGAACCCCTAATGATGAAAGTGGTCGAGAACACATTTAACATGTCTATGCATACTGAGTGGTTTCTCACTACGTCCACCACTCTTTCGCCCTGCACAGACTTGGGACTGCTGCATATCATGCTGATGTCTTTGGAGTCTTTGAAGGTTCTCAGCCATGTCATGAGAGGGCAGATGCTGGGGCTGCAGTCCCAGGCATTACCTGCCAGGCTGATGGTGGTCAGCGAAGTCCATGCTGCCACAGCCTCCACAGGCACGCTACTCAGCTTGTTTGATTCGAGGTTCAGTATCTGTAAGTTTGGCATGCACTGGAAAACAGCGGGATCCAAGATTTGGATTTCATTCCCCGAGAGGTCCAGTTTCTGAAGTTTCTGCCAAGTCCACGGCACACCTTGATTGATGAATCGTATGCGATTCCACTGCAAATAAAGAGCCTGGAGGTTGCTGAGGCGtgggaaaataaagaaattaatcCTGGTAAATTGATTGTGCTCTAAATGAAGCTCCCTCAACTTGAACAGCCCCAAAAACGCGGTGCGGGTAAGGCTCCGCAAGCGGTTATAACCCAGGTCGAGGAACTCCAGGCTGCGGCATTCCAAAAAAGTACGAACAAGGATCTGTTTCAGTCCATTGGACCTGAAGTGGAGATTCTGTAGCTTGCGCAGCCCGTAGAAATGTCCGGGATGGAGAGACTGCAGCTGATTATAGGATAAGTCGAGATTTCTCAGGTTTGGTATGGCACTGAATGTGTTGTTGTGCAGATGGGATATTTTGTTTGAGCTCAGGATCAGTTCCTTCAGCCTGCGCACCCCGTGGAAAGCTAAAGCATCTATGGCATTGATTGAGTTGTGGTCCAAGTAAAGCCACACAAGCTGACCGAGATGAGCGAAGTGGTACGGCAGCAGAACCTGCAGGTTGTTGTAACGCAGAGACAGACCTTGGCATCCCGTGGTGATGTTTTCTGGAACGTCGTGGAAGATGCCCGACTCGCAATAAACAATCTTTCCTTCGCAGCGACAACTCACGGGGCACATCCTCTCCCCCTTGCTGAGCAGCAGCAAAACAGCTGCCTGCAGAAGAAGACATGATAACCGCCAGTCCAACATCACAGAACCTGTTGGGGGTAGAGTGGAGCACAAGCAATCAAAGAGATGGCATGGTTTAAGAAAATGCGTGCTCAAGGACGCTCAAATAAGTAAaggtaatgaattcatccttCAAACAAGAGATCATGGAGAGAGGAGCAGCTTGAGGTCTGATGTCTCAGACTCCAGACCTGCTTCATGAAGAATTGATAACAGTCTGACGTCAGCTATTTTTAAGGTATGCATATGTGATCATATTCACATAAAGAGAAAAGCAAATAACAGCAATTATTATTAGCATTTAAAAGAACAGACATGTAAAATGAAAATCCTCCCTCCTCATCCTTaggtgaaaaaataaataaataaataaaagcaaaattcAGTTTAGGAACTaaacagaaataataataatctgccATTAAAAAATGATCACTGCTGTCGTCTTGGCTACGAGGAGCCTCAGGAGGGAGAAACTGTGTCACTAAATTGTGAGGAACATAATGACTTACCCATGGTTACCGAGGGAAGGAGTAATCCTCTAgggggggttaaaaaaaagaaagaacgatAAGAGACGCGTTAAACTGCTCTCAGTCTCAGTTTATGCGGCTTCAGAGTTGCACATTGAGCATGACttgagcagcagaagcaagtttTCCGCAGCGGTCCAAACCCCCTGATCCCTGCATGCCGCTCAGAAATAGGACGCCTTCACACCTGGGTCGTACTTGGAGTCGCCACTATAGTCCAGTCGGCTGTGTGCGCAATTACCCATTTGAGCGCCAACAGACTGATGCACAATCCTCTACTCTGtgctctctctccccccctctctctctcccctcagaGGCGTAGGCGTctccaaacacacatacagtatataagcTCACCTCCAGCCACGCATGCCTAAACCAGCtattaattaatgaattaattaaagcaaagtATTAGTATTTTTATCTATTAATTGctcgtatttttttttttaaaaacctgggTTGAATTAAAAGC
It includes:
- the lrrtm4l2 gene encoding leucine-rich repeat transmembrane neuronal protein 4 — translated: MGSVMLDWRLSCLLLQAAVLLLLSKGERMCPVSCRCEGKIVYCESGIFHDVPENITTGCQGLSLRYNNLQVLLPYHFAHLGQLVWLYLDHNSINAIDALAFHGVRRLKELILSSNKISHLHNNTFSAIPNLRNLDLSYNQLQSLHPGHFYGLRKLQNLHFRSNGLKQILVRTFLECRSLEFLDLGYNRLRSLTRTAFLGLFKLRELHLEHNQFTRINFFIFPRLSNLQALYLQWNRIRFINQGVPWTWQKLQKLDLSGNEIQILDPAVFQCMPNLQILNLESNKLSSVPVEAVAAWTSLTTISLAGNAWDCSPSICPLMTWLRTFKDSKDISMICSSPKSVQGERVVDVVRNHSVCIDMLNVFSTTFIIRGSAEIVNITAPPSPSDVTDLAAQTSTASPVQPGRTDRETTESTTVSSTAHNSPETPTSFIPELQFEHMAFHKIIAGSVALFLSVSLILLVIYVSWRRYPNTMRQLQQHSVNHKRRKKARKQEQDLNSQLQEYYLSYHSNSETMDSLVNEPRPCTCTISGSIECEV